The window AGGGGCTAACATTTTCAgtcttcatctcctcgaACTCAGCCAGAACTGATCGAATCTTCAGACACTCCTCCAGATAGTTGTCCTGAttggcgtcgatgagctgGATGTATTCACCGCGGTAGAAGATGAGCGAGTGGTTTTGGTTGTCGGATTTGCCGTCTCCCAGAATGGGGTTGCCGGAGAGCTGAATGCGGAACTTGGGCTTACGCATGCCGTTCTCCATAATCTCAGAGTGCCCGTCGATGAGGGCGGAGTACAAGCGGGGCTCTTCACCTTCAGCCAGCGGGGGCTCTTCGTCCAGGTAGGCAATCTGGAGATCGGGGTATGCGCGAAGCAAGAACTCGGCGTTCTCcatctcttccttcttgaaCTTGGCATAACGTTGCATAGACACACAAAGCTTGAATTTGCGGCGGGCCATGCGCTCAAGCTCACGCTCCAGCTTGTCGGAGTTGCCACCAAACATCTGAACAACCTCTGGATTCTCCACACGATACAGAAGCTTGATGGCTCTGCTATAGTTCATGAAGCCGGAAATCGTGCGATAGAGGGTCTGGAAACGAAGTGAGGCCCAAATACGTGTCCGCAGAGTGTACTCAGGCGCGGAAGATTTGAAACCGATGCAGTAAAAGGGCAAATCGTCAATCTTGCTTTTGGCGGTGTCCTTTTCGTTTTTCTCGTTGTCTCCGTTGAATTGAGATGTCTCATCTGCCAGGATCTTCGTGTCCTTGACAAAGCAGTCCCACTCGTGGGGGTGAAGTTGCTTGAGGTATTCCAGCAACGTGACACGGGAGTAAGGCTCATCCTCACGGATAATCTCACGCAGAGAGAGGAGAATCTTCTCGCTGTAGTGAGGAATGAGAACGGTGAAGGTTGGCATGTTGTCAACTGGTACGGGCTCCGGGATGGGGGTTGAAAGTGACTGAGCAAAGAAGGACAGACGTCGCTCGGCCTCGCTGTTTGTTGGGAAAAACTCGGTCTTGAAAGAGTGGTCCTCCTGAGATACGAAAAAGGTGGGTGCCCGCAAAGTTCTCTTGCCCTCTTGCTCTGAAGGAACCTGGTGGTACAGTAGCTTCTGGACGTGGTCAATGGCCAGCAGATGCTCCCTGTACATGGAGATGACGATAGCATTCCAGACCTGTGAGATCAACACCTTAGGCTTGTACTTGATCTCCATATCGCCGGTAGCGAGGATCTTGGAGTAGATACGCTTCGGAAGGCGAGAAAAGACGTTCCTCCAGGGGGTCAAGATCGAGGAACCGATGTAGAAGGATCTGGCaatggagaagagggcgtTGACCAGGACGTACCACAGGTAcgtgtcgaggaagaagaagatcaagtCGGTGAATGTCATCAAGGCCAGCAGAACATAATGCTGGTTCTTGCAAAGGATGTTGCCAAAGAGGGCATCGCCCATACAGTCGAGCTTCATGATTGAAAGATACCTGATAGGGTCCCTAAAAGATAGGGTCAGGTAGACATAAGACTCTCCGAACTTGGCGCCGAAAACAAGAAGCCAGAGACCGTACGACATGGCCATGTCGTTGCCCTTCAGCCGAGGGTAGCTGGCAGTGAACGTCTGGCTGGCAACGTACTTGCGCGAGTTCTTGGTCAAGTAACTTCCAAAGAGGCCACCAAGCGGCATGACCGAGTAGAAGATGAAGGTGAGGAGGGCAATGACGAATTCGACTATGGCCAGGATTTCGGCAATCTTCTCGTTGGGGTTGGGAAGGACGAAAACGTAGACGAATGGCGCAACGTTGATGACCAGGATGAGAAGCAAGAACAGCAGACGCTTGGTCAAATGTTGTGCACCCGCCCATTTGCGAGGAACGTAGGCCCACTCCGCCAAAGTTGCCAAGACCTGAATGAGCGCGGCTATGGTACCACCAAACCCCATGATGGAGAACAGTTGAGCTTTCGACGGCTGGTTGTTGGCCTCCTGTTCGTACTTGTTGCCGAGAATGATGCTGGGAGCGTTGGCTGAGGTGTAGAACCAGAACATGGTCAGATGGATGATCCAGATACGGTTGAAGTTAACAAGTAGGTGGAACCACGATCGAGTCTCCTTGTATGTCTTGAAGAAACATTTTTTCCAGTTGATGTCTTTGAACTTGAGATAGCGTTCGGCAGGCGGAACATCAACAAGCTTTGACTTGTCCTCGAGAACAATCTTCTCGATACCCTCGGGGTACCAGAAGAGCTGGTTGCAGTCATCATATCCGATGACCTTGTCGTGGTCGCGTTCTCGGCGAACGTAGACTCCGTCAGAGATTTCGTAACCCTGATCTCTGCAGAACTGGTAGAGGGGAGTGATGACATTGTTCAGGAAAGTGAACTCCTCAACAGGTTCAACCATGTTCTGGCAGGCGGGGGAGTTCAGGAAGTCGTCGGCGCACTTGAAGATGAAGCACAGACACTCAGGCATAAAGCGAACCTGATTGGCTTCGCCCCAACAGAGAAGGTACAGGGCAAGCTGGCGCACACGGTCGTGCTGGGACATGCGGTTCATGCGCGTCTTCCAGCGGTACTCGGCAGCCTCGAGACTGTTGTCGCCTTCGAGGTCTTCGAGCGCTTCAGCATCgttctcggcttcgcccttcttcttcttgttcttggccTTGCGTCGCAAACCCTTGCCCTTCATATTGGCAAAtccgacggcgtcgtccaAGTCCAGATGGGCGGCGAAATACCACTTGCGGTAGTTGGCATTGTCACCACCAATATAGTCGGCGTGGAGAGACAGCAGGGCCTGGTTAGGAGTCATGCGCGAAGCTCTCGAGTCCAGCAAGATCATGAAGTGATCGTACATGTTGCGCATGCTATCCCGCTGGAACCCAAACTTAGCGCAAAGATCAAGGAAGATATCTTCAATCTCCTCTTTGGACAGAGGAATCTGGGCGTCGGAGGTCCACGCAGGGTAGGGTTCCCGCGAGGCAGCTGACATCATGTTGGCGTAGTCCATACCGTAGTTCGGGGTCGAAGCACCAGAAGAACGGTTTCCCCCGTACGAGATCTGGGAAGATGGCGGCCTGAAACCACGAGCGCCGCCCTGGTCGTAGCTATTGTAACGTTC is drawn from Colletotrichum destructivum chromosome 6, complete sequence and contains these coding sequences:
- a CDS encoding Putative glycosyl transferase, family 48, 1,3-beta-glucan synthase component FKS1-like, domain-1, giving the protein MSGHPAGSAGGGGHQDYDDGYGQQGRGHGNGTQQTDSYYQDDQQYYDQNGYDAHGHPQQGAEGYYDESGYYNADPNNAYHQDGGYYDNNEQYQDEYYNNNGNGNGYYDQDYNQGYAGGPRRQGSEEDSETFSDFTMRSDMARATDMDYYGRGDERYNSYDQGGARGFRPPSSQISYGGNRSSGASTPNYGMDYANMMSAASREPYPAWTSDAQIPLSKEEIEDIFLDLCAKFGFQRDSMRNMYDHFMILLDSRASRMTPNQALLSLHADYIGGDNANYRKWYFAAHLDLDDAVGFANMKGKGLRRKAKNKKKKGEAENDAEALEDLEGDNSLEAAEYRWKTRMNRMSQHDRVRQLALYLLCWGEANQVRFMPECLCFIFKCADDFLNSPACQNMVEPVEEFTFLNNVITPLYQFCRDQGYEISDGVYVRRERDHDKVIGYDDCNQLFWYPEGIEKIVLEDKSKLVDVPPAERYLKFKDINWKKCFFKTYKETRSWFHLLVNFNRIWIIHLTMFWFYTSANAPSIILGNKYEQEANNQPSKAQLFSIMGFGGTIAALIQVLATLAEWAYVPRKWAGAQHLTKRLLFLLLILVINVAPFVYVFVLPNPNEKIAEILAIVEFVIALLTFIFYSVMPLGGLFGSYLTKNSRKYVASQTFTASYPRLKGNDMAMSYGLWLLVFGAKFGESYVYLTLSFRDPIRYLSIMKLDCMGDALFGNILCKNQHYVLLALMTFTDLIFFFLDTYLWYVLVNALFSIARSFYIGSSILTPWRNVFSRLPKRIYSKILATGDMEIKYKPKVLISQVWNAIVISMYREHLLAIDHVQKLLYHQVPSEQEGKRTLRAPTFFVSQEDHSFKTEFFPTNSEAERRLSFFAQSLSTPIPEPVPVDNMPTFTVLIPHYSEKILLSLREIIREDEPYSRVTLLEYLKQLHPHEWDCFVKDTKILADETSQFNGDNEKNEKDTAKSKIDDLPFYCIGFKSSAPEYTLRTRIWASLRFQTLYRTISGFMNYSRAIKLLYRVENPEVVQMFGGNSDKLERELERMARRKFKLCVSMQRYAKFKKEEMENAEFLLRAYPDLQIAYLDEEPPLAEGEEPRLYSALIDGHSEIMENGMRKPKFRIQLSGNPILGDGKSDNQNHSLIFYRGEYIQLIDANQDNYLEECLKIRSVLAEFEEMKTENVSPYTPGVKNKMINPVAILGAREYIFSENIGILGDVAAGKEQTFGTLFARTLSQIGGKLHYGHPDFLNGIFMTTRGGVSKAQKGLHLNEDIYAGMNALLRGGRIKHCEYYQCGKGRDLGFGSILNFTTKIGTGMGEQMLSREYYYLGTQLPLDRFLSFYYAHPGFHLNNMFIMLSVQMFMICLLSLGALRHETKSCNYNRDVPITDPLYPTGCQNTDALMDWVYRCILSIIFVLLLAFVPLVVQEVTERGVWRAAKRLAKQFGSLSPFFEVFVCQIYANSVQQDLSFGGARYIGTGRGFATARIPFGVLYSRFAGPSIYFGSRLLMMLLFATVTIWQGLLVYFWISLLALVISPFLYNPHQFAWSDFFIDYRDFLRWLSRGNSRSHASSWIAFCRLSRTRITGYKRKALGDPSAKMSSDVPRAAITNMFLGEILTPLLLVAVTVIPYLFINAQTGVEGANNSNVSGDPPKRTNSLIRVGLVALAPIAINAGVLLMMFFMACFMGPLLSMCCKKFGSVLAAIAHGLAVVMLLVFFEVMFLLESFEFARTLLGMIAVVAIQRFVFKLIISLTLTREIKTDAANIAFWTGKWYSMGWHSVSQPAREFLCKITELSMFAADFVLGHFLLFIMLPVILIPKVDMLHSMMLFWLRPGRQIRPPIYSMKQSKLRRKRVFRYAILYFTMFILFMALMIGPAVVGDLIPMDIFKQLDTTSIALIQPTKYNNDNTQQSSKTGTGRDGYSGAYLTMTPSSSSSATGNSERVRLF